Proteins encoded in a region of the Balneolaceae bacterium genome:
- a CDS encoding GMC family oxidoreductase: MVLNLRSDTIPELEPYDLAVVGAGAAGITIARRLAGSGLRICLIESGDFEQEEETQSLYGGEAEGNIPDEGYLQTSRQRFFGGTTNHWTGWCRPLDPIDFAERDWVPGSGWPLDREDLEKYYRVAEELVEVHSFRPLDRIQRDWNRSQEQTYGFRAPFYQWSPPTRFGQKYRSDLEEAGNIDIFINANLTNIRLGDSRRRVRSLEVSSLNDRQISIDAEKVVLACGGIENPRILLNCRDEVPEGIGNEHGLVGKYFMEHPHYDSVGLAMVWDLLSFRQYGPWAEFSFKDRDGVLTWRVFSPDERLQREEGLLNIAIYLDDVMVLNDPDLDEDQRQFAEALARTSERLMENTSLVDRLAGKAIFDITNLYTYRIMAEPMPRASNAVTLVNEQDELGMQRAHLTSQVHPDEVENYRRSLRLLASALGRMGEGRLRLDLDEESTVGGGNHHMGTTRMSERPEEGVVDSNCRVHSVENLYIAGSSVFPTAGFANPTLTLVALAARLADHLEQEAG, translated from the coding sequence ATGGTCTTAAACCTTCGAAGTGATACCATCCCGGAACTGGAGCCTTACGACCTGGCGGTGGTGGGCGCCGGCGCGGCTGGCATTACCATAGCCCGGCGACTGGCCGGATCGGGTCTGCGGATCTGCCTGATCGAAAGCGGTGATTTTGAGCAGGAGGAGGAGACCCAGAGTCTGTACGGAGGAGAAGCGGAGGGAAACATACCTGACGAGGGATACCTGCAGACCTCCCGCCAGCGCTTTTTCGGCGGGACGACCAATCACTGGACCGGCTGGTGCCGTCCGTTGGATCCCATCGATTTTGCGGAAAGGGATTGGGTGCCGGGAAGCGGATGGCCGCTGGACAGGGAGGATTTGGAAAAATACTATCGGGTGGCCGAAGAGCTGGTGGAGGTTCATTCGTTTCGGCCGCTGGACCGGATACAGAGGGATTGGAACCGTTCGCAGGAGCAGACCTACGGATTTCGCGCACCTTTTTACCAGTGGAGCCCTCCCACGCGGTTCGGACAGAAGTACCGGTCGGATCTTGAGGAAGCCGGGAATATAGACATCTTCATCAACGCAAATCTCACTAATATTCGGCTGGGCGATTCGAGGAGGAGGGTTCGCTCCCTGGAGGTCAGCTCACTGAATGACCGTCAGATTTCGATCGATGCCGAAAAGGTGGTTTTGGCCTGCGGAGGTATTGAGAATCCCAGGATACTGCTGAATTGCCGGGATGAGGTCCCGGAGGGTATTGGCAACGAGCATGGCCTGGTGGGCAAGTATTTTATGGAACATCCCCACTACGACAGCGTGGGGCTGGCCATGGTATGGGATCTCTTGTCGTTCCGGCAGTACGGGCCCTGGGCGGAGTTTAGCTTTAAGGACAGGGACGGTGTATTGACCTGGCGGGTTTTTTCGCCGGATGAGCGTTTGCAGAGGGAGGAGGGTTTGCTGAATATTGCCATCTATCTGGATGACGTGATGGTTCTCAACGATCCGGACCTGGATGAAGATCAGCGGCAATTCGCCGAGGCGTTGGCCCGGACTTCGGAACGGCTGATGGAAAACACCTCCCTGGTGGATCGGCTGGCTGGCAAGGCCATTTTTGACATTACCAACCTGTATACCTACCGGATCATGGCGGAACCTATGCCCCGGGCTAGCAATGCCGTCACCCTGGTCAACGAGCAGGATGAGCTAGGCATGCAGAGGGCGCATCTGACTTCTCAGGTTCATCCGGATGAAGTTGAAAATTACCGGCGCTCCCTGCGCCTCCTTGCGAGTGCGCTTGGGCGAATGGGGGAGGGCCGACTTCGCCTGGATCTGGATGAGGAGAGTACCGTCGGGGGAGGCAACCATCATATGGGAACTACCCGTATGAGCGAGCGTCCGGAGGAGGGCGTGGTGGACAGCAATTGCAGGGTACACAGCGTCGAAAATTTATATATAGCGGGCAGCTCGGTGTTCCCTACGGCGGGTTTCGCCAACCCGACGCTGACGCTGGTGGCGCTGGCTGCACGGCTGGCCGATCACCTGGAGCAAGAAGCCGGTTAA
- a CDS encoding SDR family oxidoreductase, whose protein sequence is MHILILGGNSDIGLAIARTYAEKEGASLTLASRDTGELERNASDLSIRYGVEVDTVRFDACDFDAHRDFYKQLENRPDGVVLAFGYNGDQERAQADAEEQRTIIETNFLGAASILRVVAEDFEVRANRDGESLFIIGLSSVAGERGRKANYVYGSSKAGLSAYLSGLRQRLAPQGIQVVTVKPGYVDTKMTAGMDLPGPLVLSPDKVARKTYSAWKRGKSVTYVTWYWRVIITLVKMVPERLFKRLEI, encoded by the coding sequence ATGCATATACTGATATTGGGCGGTAATTCGGACATCGGACTTGCCATTGCCCGGACCTACGCCGAAAAGGAAGGAGCCTCCCTTACCCTGGCATCCCGGGACACCGGGGAGTTGGAACGAAATGCCTCCGATTTGTCCATCCGGTACGGCGTGGAGGTGGACACGGTTCGCTTCGATGCCTGCGATTTTGATGCTCACAGGGACTTTTACAAGCAGCTGGAGAACAGACCCGACGGGGTGGTGCTTGCTTTCGGGTACAACGGGGACCAGGAGAGGGCGCAGGCCGATGCAGAGGAGCAGCGTACCATCATCGAGACCAATTTCCTGGGGGCGGCCAGCATCCTGAGGGTGGTTGCCGAAGATTTCGAAGTGCGGGCGAACCGGGATGGGGAATCGTTGTTTATTATTGGACTCAGTTCGGTGGCGGGCGAGCGGGGACGGAAGGCCAATTATGTCTACGGGAGCTCCAAGGCCGGCTTGTCGGCCTATCTTTCAGGCCTGCGCCAGAGGCTGGCCCCGCAAGGTATACAGGTTGTCACGGTGAAACCGGGCTACGTGGACACCAAAATGACGGCCGGTATGGACCTGCCGGGCCCCCTGGTACTGTCGCCCGATAAGGTCGCCCGGAAAACGTATTCCGCCTGGAAGCGGGGCAAGAGCGTCACCTACGTAACCTGGTACTGGCGCGTGATCATAACCCTGGTGAAAATGGTGCCCGAACGGCTTTTCAAGCGACTGGAAATATAA
- a CDS encoding FAD-binding oxidoreductase, whose translation MKKTVSGWGRYPVMEAEVRELLPGSTPALPEEGVIARGLGRSYGDSALADTLYRTLPRNRMLDFDGERGELHCEAGVSFAELLRVFVPRGWFPPVTAGTKHITVGGAIASDVHGKNHHRDGCFSDYVRELTLLGPGGEIFACSREENPELFHATCGGMGLTGIILEARMRMRPIGSSKLDVMTLKAENLEEIFRLMEEYGDWPYSVAWLDCMAGGRKLGRSLLMAGRFREDGRLDYTEKAAPGIPFTLPGFLLNRGTVSAFNALYYHRVRGKRTSGIQDIHSFFYPLDIISNWNRIYGRQGFLQYQFVLPKENSYEGMKSVLEEISASGMGSFLSVLKLMGPENDNFLSFPLEGYTLALDFKVQPGLFDFLDGLDCLVADLGGRIYLTKDARMSSGIFEEGYPGLQRFREVRNSYGMAGCFESEQSRRLEI comes from the coding sequence ATGAAGAAAACCGTAAGCGGGTGGGGTCGATACCCGGTGATGGAGGCGGAGGTGCGGGAGCTTCTGCCGGGCTCGACGCCTGCCCTTCCGGAGGAGGGGGTTATCGCCCGAGGACTGGGCCGCAGTTACGGGGACAGCGCGCTAGCGGACACCCTATACCGTACTCTTCCCCGTAACCGCATGCTTGATTTCGACGGGGAGCGCGGGGAGCTGCACTGCGAGGCGGGGGTTTCTTTTGCCGAACTGCTGCGGGTCTTCGTGCCCAGGGGCTGGTTCCCGCCCGTGACGGCCGGTACCAAGCATATTACGGTGGGAGGGGCCATCGCCAGCGACGTGCATGGCAAAAACCATCACCGGGACGGCTGCTTTTCGGATTACGTAAGGGAGCTGACCCTGCTGGGGCCGGGGGGAGAGATTTTCGCCTGCTCGCGGGAGGAGAACCCGGAACTATTTCACGCGACGTGCGGGGGTATGGGACTCACCGGCATAATCCTGGAGGCCCGGATGCGGATGAGGCCGATCGGGAGCTCAAAGTTGGATGTTATGACCCTGAAGGCGGAAAACCTGGAGGAGATTTTCCGCCTGATGGAGGAGTACGGCGACTGGCCCTACTCCGTGGCGTGGCTCGACTGCATGGCGGGGGGAAGGAAGCTGGGACGATCCCTGTTGATGGCGGGCAGATTCCGGGAGGACGGCCGACTTGACTACACGGAGAAGGCCGCCCCCGGCATTCCCTTTACCCTGCCCGGTTTTCTGCTGAACAGGGGAACCGTTTCGGCTTTTAATGCCCTCTATTATCACCGCGTACGTGGCAAACGCACCTCGGGAATCCAGGATATCCATTCGTTTTTTTATCCCCTGGATATCATATCGAACTGGAACAGGATCTACGGCAGGCAGGGGTTCCTGCAATACCAGTTTGTGCTGCCTAAGGAAAACAGCTACGAGGGCATGAAGTCCGTATTGGAGGAGATCAGCGCCTCCGGCATGGGTTCCTTTCTCTCCGTTCTGAAGCTTATGGGACCGGAAAACGATAATTTTCTTTCCTTTCCCCTGGAGGGATATACGCTTGCGCTGGATTTCAAGGTGCAGCCGGGCCTGTTCGATTTTCTGGACGGGCTGGATTGCCTGGTAGCTGACCTGGGAGGCCGCATTTACTTGACGAAAGACGCCCGTATGTCGTCCGGCATTTTCGAAGAAGGCTATCCCGGGCTGCAGCGTTTCCGCGAGGTGCGTAATAGCTATGGCATGGCGGGGTGTTTTGAATCAGAACAGTCACGAAGACTCGAAATCTAA
- a CDS encoding glycosyltransferase family 39 protein: MSGETAGVDTWSARIPSWAIPLLFGLLLIPLFLSHNLFEEWDGLMQYFAGRELMEGGGYRGWSSHFWPPLYSLLIGLGGLVMSGLQAGKLISCLAGVALLLVSYRLAMRLSGDRMVALLSQAFLAVNHIYLLLSFQAENHMLDALFFVSALLLMLKALDRPTRKEFLAVGLLCGLAGLSRYTSYALVPTALLVPFLVMDRRKALPSSGMILAGFALVSSPWWIYNTLSNGWPLHTWQHLNIGAGVVAPEIGGSSTWWWSAQADFRGILDIFLAYPGAYLQNWSSNLIRSIYLIVATTGVLAPFLVPAIFRSLLTLKVRVLLFMYSSFALYLLIVTQAFIFKQVFISWIVFTTIISLMFYREFASKISKRFPAVATYRLPAVLLLILGLTSAGMTSMEISSYLADETDGGNLTYREEVTRTIRGHASDLEENYVMTFHPARAYYAGTGYMSLPSHYTGSLDGLPAYRATSDRIRTFTYAHIYPLPSKENIPMADYLVYDEAARSALPQFSFLLDPDSDQIPDSFEALYRTESLAVFAISGE, translated from the coding sequence ATGTCGGGAGAGACTGCGGGAGTAGATACTTGGAGCGCGCGCATTCCCTCCTGGGCCATCCCACTCCTGTTCGGTCTCCTGCTGATTCCCCTGTTCCTGTCTCATAACCTCTTTGAGGAGTGGGATGGCCTGATGCAGTACTTTGCCGGCAGGGAGCTGATGGAGGGAGGCGGCTATCGTGGATGGAGCTCTCATTTCTGGCCTCCCCTGTATTCCCTGCTGATAGGTCTTGGAGGACTCGTTATGAGTGGATTACAGGCCGGCAAGCTGATCTCCTGCCTGGCAGGCGTGGCCCTGCTGTTGGTGTCCTACCGGCTAGCGATGCGTTTAAGCGGCGACCGCATGGTGGCGCTGCTGTCCCAGGCCTTCCTCGCCGTAAATCACATTTACCTGCTGCTCAGCTTCCAGGCCGAAAATCACATGCTGGACGCCCTCTTTTTCGTATCGGCCCTGCTGCTGATGCTGAAGGCCCTTGACCGGCCGACCCGTAAAGAGTTCCTGGCCGTGGGACTGCTCTGCGGACTGGCCGGACTGTCCCGTTATACCAGCTACGCGCTGGTTCCGACCGCCCTGCTGGTCCCTTTTCTGGTGATGGACAGGCGTAAAGCCCTCCCTTCATCGGGCATGATCCTGGCAGGCTTTGCCCTGGTCTCCTCTCCCTGGTGGATATACAACACCCTCAGCAACGGCTGGCCGCTTCATACCTGGCAGCACCTGAATATAGGTGCCGGTGTGGTCGCGCCTGAAATTGGCGGGTCCTCCACCTGGTGGTGGAGTGCACAGGCCGATTTTCGCGGAATTCTGGATATTTTTCTGGCTTACCCCGGGGCCTACCTGCAGAATTGGTCCTCCAACCTGATCAGGAGCATCTACCTCATCGTGGCCACGACGGGTGTGCTGGCTCCCTTTCTCGTACCGGCCATCTTTCGGAGCCTGCTGACCCTCAAGGTCCGGGTCCTGCTCTTCATGTACTCCTCCTTTGCGCTCTACCTGCTGATCGTCACCCAGGCCTTTATTTTCAAACAGGTATTTATCAGCTGGATCGTCTTTACGACCATCATCTCCCTGATGTTTTACCGGGAGTTCGCCTCCAAAATTTCGAAACGTTTTCCCGCTGTCGCCACCTACAGGCTGCCTGCCGTGCTGCTGCTGATACTGGGACTCACCTCCGCGGGTATGACGTCCATGGAAATCAGCTCATACCTGGCGGACGAAACGGATGGCGGCAACCTGACGTACCGCGAAGAAGTCACCCGCACCATACGCGGGCACGCTTCCGATCTGGAGGAAAATTATGTGATGACCTTTCACCCCGCGCGGGCCTACTACGCCGGCACGGGCTACATGAGCCTGCCTTCTCATTATACGGGCAGCCTGGATGGACTTCCGGCCTATCGGGCAACCAGCGATCGAATCCGCACCTTTACCTATGCCCATATCTATCCACTACCCAGCAAAGAAAACATCCCAATGGCGGACTACCTGGTCTACGACGAGGCAGCCCGGTCTGCGCTGCCGCAATTCTCATTCCTCCTCGATCCGGATTCCGACCAAATTCCCGACTCCTTCGAGGCCCTCTACCGGACGGAATCGCTGGCCGTGTTTGCCATTAGCGGAGAATAG
- a CDS encoding UbiA family prenyltransferase, with amino-acid sequence MANHEHSGMEDRSSAGDRPQSLPRLLLRELRLHQWVKNVLVFLPFILAHEWDITDKWISAVYAFFSFSLVASSVYVVNDIWDREADRRHPTKRYRPIASGALSLRVAWITVPIVLLGGLSLGWFLISPKFAGVLLLYGLVNCSYTFYLKRKVMLDVLILAGLYTTRLYGGAVATQVEISEWLMGFSLFFFLSLALIKRYTELMDRKDDDAGIRSSRGYEAGDLNLLMSTGISSGLISVLIFALYLNSETVRQMYVLPPLLWLITPVLIYWIMRMWSVAIRGNMHDDPVVFAVRDWVSVSCGVLILALLFLSTQL; translated from the coding sequence ATGGCAAATCACGAACATTCCGGGATGGAGGACCGATCCTCGGCGGGGGACCGCCCTCAATCCCTGCCGCGCCTGCTGCTCCGGGAGCTTCGCCTCCACCAGTGGGTCAAGAATGTACTGGTTTTCCTGCCCTTTATCCTGGCCCACGAGTGGGATATCACGGATAAGTGGATATCGGCCGTCTATGCGTTCTTCTCCTTCAGCCTGGTGGCCTCCTCCGTGTATGTGGTCAACGACATCTGGGACCGTGAAGCGGACCGCCGGCATCCCACCAAGAGATATCGCCCCATTGCTTCCGGTGCGCTTAGCCTGCGGGTCGCCTGGATCACCGTGCCCATCGTGTTGCTGGGGGGGCTGTCGCTGGGCTGGTTTCTCATTTCCCCGAAATTCGCCGGCGTTCTGCTGCTCTACGGGCTGGTTAACTGCAGCTATACCTTCTACCTGAAGCGCAAGGTCATGCTGGATGTCCTGATCCTTGCCGGCCTCTACACGACCCGACTGTATGGAGGGGCCGTTGCCACACAGGTTGAAATAAGCGAGTGGCTCATGGGATTTTCCCTCTTTTTCTTTCTGAGCTTGGCGCTTATCAAGAGGTATACCGAGCTCATGGACAGGAAAGACGACGATGCGGGCATTCGCAGCAGCAGGGGTTACGAGGCGGGGGACCTGAACCTCCTGATGTCTACCGGGATTTCGTCCGGCCTGATATCGGTGCTGATTTTCGCCCTCTATCTGAACAGCGAGACCGTTCGGCAGATGTATGTTCTCCCGCCCCTGCTCTGGCTTATCACGCCCGTGCTTATCTACTGGATTATGAGAATGTGGAGTGTGGCCATACGCGGGAACATGCATGACGATCCGGTGGTGTTTGCCGTCAGGGACTGGGTCAGCGTGTCGTGCGGCGTGCTGATCCTGGCGCTCCTGTTTCTATCCACCCAGTTATGA
- a CDS encoding HAD family hydrolase, with the protein MPVNDTKEVLAVFDFDGTITSGDTLLPWLWHLSSPVEFFAGMTRCMPWLLAYGLGIVSNEKAKNQLLDTFLRGKSTRTVDQASQFFLNEVLPGLLRPAALDRIADHRAAGHTLVLISASPDLYVKPWGVSHSFHHVICSSIRRDSRRITGGLEGRNCYGEVKAARLRSLIPDLDACHIIAYGDSEGDRQLLDLADESHYKPFQ; encoded by the coding sequence ATGCCCGTAAACGATACCAAAGAGGTCCTCGCCGTCTTCGATTTTGACGGTACCATAACCAGCGGCGATACCCTCCTGCCCTGGCTGTGGCATCTCAGCTCACCCGTTGAGTTTTTCGCCGGGATGACCAGGTGCATGCCCTGGTTGCTGGCCTACGGCCTGGGCATAGTTAGCAACGAAAAAGCCAAAAATCAATTACTGGATACATTTCTCAGGGGTAAGTCGACTCGCACGGTTGATCAGGCAAGCCAATTCTTTCTCAACGAAGTCCTGCCCGGCCTGCTGAGACCGGCCGCCCTCGATCGCATAGCCGATCATCGCGCCGCCGGCCATACCCTCGTGCTGATTAGCGCCTCGCCCGATCTGTACGTCAAACCGTGGGGCGTTAGCCACTCCTTTCACCATGTAATCTGCTCTTCGATCCGCCGGGACAGCCGCCGTATTACCGGCGGACTGGAGGGCCGGAACTGTTACGGGGAGGTAAAAGCGGCCCGCTTACGGTCGCTCATACCCGATCTGGACGCCTGCCATATCATCGCCTACGGAGACAGCGAGGGCGACCGCCAGCTTCTTGATCTGGCCGACGAGTCGCATTACAAACCCTTTCAATAG
- a CDS encoding GMC family oxidoreductase, whose product MVIDLKTDPVPELQPYDVCIVGAGAAGITIALGLASSSLRVCLVESGGFEPSEETQNLYTGETAGNLPGEGYLRGTRLRYFGGTTNHWGGWCRPLDPIDFEKRSWVPDSGWPIDRAELEPWYREAERLVEIRPFHSLSKRGHLDQRGHRFDGMRTPWFQWSPPTRFGDRYRREIVEAENIDLFLNANVTGFRLGENARRVERLPVRSLNGKAMEIEAARTVLACGGIENPRLLLNCTEGPPGGLGNGHGLVGKYFMEHPHYGGAGLVLVWDARIIRWGRWREFRLHNREDVPRTRFFALQEKTQREEELLNISFQFRRLLSLSDPGLGERETSMARAVARLSEQTQVELSDWDRLTGLRLTDQAQLFTCYVRAEQIPDASNAVRLTGEKDALGLRKVRLACRVSYREADSYRRSLRLLAGALGRERMGRLRLDLDRASRVDGGAHHMGTTRMSAHPGEGVVNPDCRVHGMDNHIVAGSSVFPTSGFAHPTLTLVALAARLADHLRKSA is encoded by the coding sequence ATGGTTATCGATCTGAAAACCGATCCGGTTCCCGAACTGCAGCCCTATGATGTCTGCATTGTCGGGGCAGGGGCGGCCGGCATCACTATAGCCCTGGGGCTGGCGTCAAGTTCCCTGCGCGTGTGCCTGGTGGAGAGCGGCGGGTTTGAACCTTCGGAGGAGACGCAGAATCTCTACACGGGAGAAACCGCCGGCAATCTGCCGGGGGAGGGTTATCTGCGAGGTACCCGGCTTCGCTATTTCGGGGGTACTACCAACCACTGGGGAGGCTGGTGCCGTCCCCTGGATCCCATCGATTTCGAGAAGCGTTCCTGGGTGCCTGACAGCGGCTGGCCCATCGACCGGGCCGAATTGGAACCCTGGTACCGGGAGGCCGAGCGCCTGGTGGAGATCCGTCCTTTCCACTCGCTGTCCAAAAGGGGGCACCTGGACCAGCGCGGGCATCGCTTTGACGGCATGCGCACGCCCTGGTTCCAGTGGAGTCCCCCCACCCGGTTTGGTGACCGTTACCGCCGGGAGATCGTAGAAGCGGAAAACATCGACCTCTTCCTCAACGCCAATGTCACCGGTTTCAGGTTGGGGGAGAACGCCAGGCGGGTCGAACGACTGCCGGTGCGATCGCTGAATGGGAAAGCGATGGAAATCGAGGCCGCCCGCACCGTGCTGGCCTGCGGAGGCATCGAGAATCCCCGCCTGTTGTTGAACTGCACCGAGGGGCCGCCAGGCGGACTGGGCAACGGGCATGGGCTGGTGGGCAAATACTTTATGGAACACCCCCATTACGGCGGGGCAGGGCTGGTCCTGGTATGGGACGCTCGGATCATACGCTGGGGTCGGTGGCGGGAATTCCGCCTGCATAACCGCGAGGATGTTCCCCGGACCCGCTTTTTTGCCCTGCAGGAAAAGACACAGCGGGAGGAGGAGCTGCTGAATATTTCCTTCCAGTTTCGCCGCCTGCTTTCTCTCTCCGATCCCGGGCTGGGAGAGCGGGAGACTTCCATGGCGAGGGCGGTGGCCCGGCTATCCGAACAGACCCAGGTGGAGCTGTCGGACTGGGACCGGCTTACCGGGCTTCGACTGACCGACCAGGCTCAGCTTTTTACCTGTTACGTCCGCGCGGAGCAGATACCCGACGCCTCGAACGCCGTGAGGCTCACGGGGGAAAAGGATGCGCTGGGATTGCGAAAAGTCCGCCTTGCCTGCCGGGTGTCGTACCGCGAGGCGGACAGCTACCGCCGCTCGCTCCGTCTGCTGGCCGGCGCGCTGGGCAGGGAGCGGATGGGGCGCCTGCGTCTGGATCTGGACAGGGCAAGCCGGGTGGATGGCGGGGCCCATCACATGGGAACTACGCGGATGAGCGCGCACCCGGGAGAGGGGGTGGTGAATCCCGACTGCCGGGTTCACGGTATGGATAATCATATAGTAGCGGGCAGCTCGGTTTTTCCAACTTCCGGCTTCGCCCATCCCACCCTGACCCTGGTCGCTCTTGCAGCCAGGCTGGCGGATCATCTCAGGAAGAGCGCCTGA
- a CDS encoding glycosyltransferase family 39 protein — translation MQDAREQLFGDINWLVLRRAGLALYGLLCLLYLFFGHPSADEGWYLNASQLTLEGLAPYHDFAFTQMPLLPYLYGLVLELGGSEMYLGRVFSAVCSMASMALGVSIAGRHAGERGAALTALLFCSFTFGIYYLALVKTYALLSLLIMLALYVMNAGMDERHAWFLVLLFAFLAVTVRLSALAFFLPVASYAIWKAIYSPRPRLNLALRAGFCVALLAGFAWYVYPWTPVVWWNILGYHMAQWGDAGLAEKIASMAAHRLPSFVAFYDYYLFLAIPPLVLAVWDQKLRDSLCAFLRNRPELGIWAGAILLFVLSHFPAGGWHLEYFVPSIAALLPLVAIAYDRLLEKYRASAGGLILAGILAVALLVAPMRHNVQHLDLSGDLPLEEIRTLGEKVERQSDPGERLLVLEAMWLVVEADRSTLPGMSMAHFSYLEMERERARRLGYVNGEILLEYIHESRAELVILTDRDWGLFRQRDVAGQVRRGLSKGYRLESSRRIFGRGNSLIEIYKRL, via the coding sequence ATGCAAGATGCCCGAGAGCAGTTATTCGGCGACATAAACTGGCTTGTACTTCGCCGGGCCGGACTGGCCCTATATGGATTGCTATGCCTGCTTTATCTTTTTTTCGGACATCCAAGCGCCGACGAGGGGTGGTATCTCAATGCTTCACAGCTGACCCTGGAGGGACTCGCACCCTATCATGACTTCGCCTTCACCCAGATGCCGCTGTTGCCCTATCTCTATGGGCTTGTGCTGGAACTGGGCGGATCGGAGATGTACCTGGGACGCGTGTTTTCGGCCGTTTGCTCCATGGCCTCCATGGCTCTGGGGGTGAGCATTGCGGGGCGGCACGCAGGCGAACGGGGCGCGGCCCTGACCGCTTTGCTTTTCTGTAGCTTTACTTTCGGCATCTATTATCTCGCACTGGTCAAAACCTACGCCCTGCTGAGCCTGCTGATTATGCTTGCGCTGTATGTGATGAATGCGGGCATGGATGAGCGCCACGCGTGGTTTCTGGTCCTGCTGTTTGCGTTTCTGGCGGTGACGGTGCGGCTTTCGGCCCTCGCGTTTTTCCTGCCTGTAGCTTCTTACGCGATCTGGAAGGCGATCTACTCTCCCCGTCCCCGCCTGAACCTGGCGCTGCGGGCCGGTTTCTGCGTGGCGCTGCTTGCGGGTTTCGCATGGTATGTATATCCCTGGACGCCCGTGGTATGGTGGAATATCCTGGGCTATCACATGGCCCAGTGGGGAGACGCCGGCCTGGCAGAAAAAATAGCAAGCATGGCGGCCCACCGTCTACCCTCTTTTGTGGCCTTCTATGATTATTACCTATTCCTTGCGATTCCCCCGCTGGTGCTGGCGGTGTGGGACCAGAAGCTGCGGGATAGCCTATGCGCCTTCCTGCGAAATCGTCCGGAGCTGGGGATCTGGGCCGGGGCCATCCTGCTTTTCGTGCTGAGCCATTTTCCCGCGGGGGGATGGCATCTGGAATATTTCGTTCCCTCCATCGCGGCCCTGTTGCCTCTAGTGGCTATCGCCTACGACCGCCTGCTGGAAAAATACCGGGCGTCGGCCGGCGGTCTCATCCTGGCGGGAATTCTGGCGGTAGCCCTGCTGGTGGCCCCCATGCGCCACAACGTGCAGCACCTGGATCTTTCCGGCGACCTTCCCCTGGAGGAAATACGCACCCTGGGGGAGAAGGTTGAACGTCAGTCGGACCCGGGAGAACGTCTCCTGGTATTGGAAGCCATGTGGCTGGTGGTGGAGGCGGACCGTTCCACGCTGCCAGGCATGTCCATGGCGCATTTTTCCTACCTGGAGATGGAGCGGGAGCGGGCCCGGAGGCTGGGTTACGTGAACGGTGAAATACTCCTGGAGTACATCCACGAGTCCCGGGCGGAGCTGGTTATCCTGACCGACCGCGACTGGGGACTCTTCCGGCAAAGGGACGTGGCCGGGCAGGTCCGCCGCGGCCTGTCCAAAGGCTATCGCCTGGAAAGCAGCCGCCGGATCTTCGGCCGGGGCAACAGTCTCATTGAGATCTATAAACGGCTCTGA
- a CDS encoding MBL fold metallo-hydrolase produces the protein MSLSHTEIGPFHLYTIEAGRFRLDGGAMFGVVPKTLWSRQIEADEKNRIPMAMRCLLIESKNTGRRYLVDTGIGTKFGEKMEKIYQVDHNHSTLEGSLKAHGFGLGDITDVIFTHLHFDHCGGTTQWVEGGKQTDETDQKQGQKNAKVIFPAAQFHVTAKHWETANNPNKRETASFFEENLRPLEKFRPAQPGRGKPRVRARPHRHPGARPHHLPATAQDRGGRHHPRLHGRPHPHPRACAPPLDYGLRHVSRTDPQGEGILSGAGKRRAAGCSFWNTTPSRRLLPYANTKANTGLIRRSP, from the coding sequence ATGAGCCTCTCCCACACCGAAATCGGCCCCTTCCACCTCTACACCATCGAAGCGGGGCGCTTCCGGCTGGACGGCGGCGCCATGTTCGGGGTGGTGCCCAAGACGCTCTGGTCGCGGCAGATCGAGGCGGACGAGAAGAACCGCATCCCCATGGCCATGCGCTGCCTGCTGATCGAATCCAAAAACACCGGCCGCCGCTACCTGGTGGACACCGGCATCGGCACCAAGTTCGGCGAGAAGATGGAGAAGATCTACCAGGTGGATCACAACCACAGCACCCTGGAGGGCTCCCTGAAAGCCCACGGCTTCGGGCTCGGCGACATCACCGACGTCATTTTCACGCACCTGCACTTCGACCACTGCGGGGGCACCACCCAATGGGTCGAGGGCGGGAAGCAAACCGACGAGACCGACCAGAAGCAGGGCCAAAAAAACGCAAAAGTCATCTTCCCCGCGGCACAGTTTCACGTCACCGCCAAGCACTGGGAAACGGCCAACAATCCCAACAAGCGAGAAACCGCCAGCTTCTTCGAGGAAAACCTGCGTCCCCTGGAAAAATTCCGGCCGGCTCAACCTGGTCGAGGAAAACCACGAGTACGAGCCCGGCCTCACCGCCATCCCGGTGCACGGCCACACCATCTCCCAGCAACTGCCCAAGATCGAGGGGGGCGGCACCACCCTCGTCTTCATGGCCGACCTCATCCCCACCCACGTGCATGTGCCCCTCCCCTGGATTATGGGCTACGACATGTATCCCGTACAGACCCTCAAGGAGAAGGAATCCTTTCTGGAGCAGGCAAGCGCCGGGCGGCTGGCTGCTCTTTCTGGAACACGACGCCCTCGAGGAGGTTATTACCGTACGCAAACACGAAGGCAAATACGGGATTGATAAGACGCTCACCCTGA